Proteins encoded by one window of Frondihabitans peucedani:
- a CDS encoding glycosyltransferase family 39 protein: MTDLLESPTAAIPTVRRSTRLSRSREQLQAIRATRFGDAALVGVVGLLVSVAFSWVPSVWYDESATIVSAQRTWAELWSEIHTVDAVHATYYALMHAWFAVVGYTPFSLRFPSAVAIGLAAALLTTLARELTSKRTAIVAGLLFVLLPRVTWAGSEGRSYALSTALATAATLVFVLAAKKTRDDRRVHVLWWVLYGVLAFASTAVFLYSALLIVGHGVTLGLWLLRERRSSRDTPWRPVVGGWFVSAGVAGGLLVPLARLASSESKQISWISKPDAGTIIDFGVWQWFMTSWWFAGLGWILAIAGVVAVLRGRAALRSEGAAADGAAAGRPSGVLQLVLPWMLVPSIGLIAVSLVGSPLYSPRYVTFAAPAMALLMAVGLTSLRAPRLTSASSRRLVASGLVLAVAMSLPTYISQRLVEAKDSSSWSEVAALVAKERKLEGVNATDAIIYGHIRRHPTGSARNIAYAYPHAFTGMTDVTLKTPAAETGALWETRYPLSSTIERVDGHTYVWLVTSIKQDLRPSVTKALAGEGYHLQDEWHLTWVNVLRYRL; the protein is encoded by the coding sequence ATGACCGACCTCCTCGAATCGCCGACAGCAGCGATCCCCACTGTACGACGCTCCACGCGCCTCTCGCGCTCGCGAGAGCAGCTGCAGGCGATCCGGGCCACCCGGTTCGGCGACGCCGCGCTGGTGGGAGTCGTCGGCCTCCTCGTCTCGGTGGCCTTCTCGTGGGTGCCGTCGGTCTGGTACGACGAGTCGGCCACGATCGTCTCGGCGCAGCGCACCTGGGCCGAGCTGTGGTCCGAGATCCACACGGTCGACGCCGTCCACGCCACCTACTACGCCCTCATGCACGCGTGGTTCGCCGTCGTCGGCTACACCCCGTTCAGCCTGCGCTTCCCCAGCGCCGTCGCGATCGGGCTGGCCGCCGCCCTCCTCACGACGCTGGCGCGCGAGCTGACCTCGAAGCGCACGGCGATCGTCGCCGGTCTCCTCTTCGTCCTGCTGCCCCGCGTCACCTGGGCCGGGAGCGAGGGCCGCTCCTACGCCCTGTCGACCGCTCTCGCGACCGCGGCGACGCTCGTCTTCGTCCTGGCCGCCAAGAAGACGCGCGACGACCGGCGCGTCCACGTCCTCTGGTGGGTGCTCTACGGCGTCCTCGCCTTCGCCTCCACTGCGGTGTTCCTCTACTCGGCGCTCCTGATCGTGGGGCACGGCGTGACGCTGGGGCTGTGGCTCCTGCGCGAGCGCCGCTCGTCGCGCGACACCCCCTGGCGCCCCGTCGTCGGGGGCTGGTTCGTCTCGGCGGGTGTGGCCGGCGGGCTGCTCGTCCCGCTGGCCCGACTCGCGAGCAGCGAGTCGAAGCAGATCAGCTGGATCTCGAAGCCCGACGCGGGCACGATCATCGACTTCGGCGTCTGGCAGTGGTTCATGACCAGCTGGTGGTTCGCGGGGCTCGGGTGGATCCTGGCGATCGCGGGCGTCGTCGCCGTCCTCCGGGGGCGCGCTGCGCTGCGGTCAGAGGGTGCGGCTGCGGACGGTGCGGCTGCGGGACGCCCGTCCGGCGTGCTGCAGCTCGTCCTGCCCTGGATGCTCGTGCCTTCGATCGGCCTGATCGCGGTCTCGCTGGTCGGGAGCCCCCTGTACTCGCCGCGGTACGTGACCTTCGCAGCCCCCGCCATGGCCCTCCTGATGGCGGTGGGGTTGACGTCTCTCCGGGCGCCACGCCTCACCTCCGCCTCGTCGCGCCGCCTGGTCGCGTCCGGGCTCGTCCTCGCGGTCGCGATGAGCCTTCCGACCTACATCTCGCAGCGGCTGGTCGAGGCCAAGGACTCCTCGTCGTGGTCGGAGGTCGCCGCCCTCGTCGCCAAGGAGCGAAAGCTCGAGGGCGTCAACGCCACCGATGCCATCATCTACGGGCACATCCGGCGTCACCCGACCGGCTCCGCCCGCAACATCGCCTACGCCTATCCGCACGCGTTCACGGGCATGACCGATGTCACCCTCAAGACCCCCGCAGCCGAGACCGGAGCCCTCTGGGAGACCCGCTACCCGCTCTCGTCGACCATCGAGCGCGTCGACGGCCACACCTACGTCTGGCTCGTCACGAGCATCAAGCAGGATCTCCGCCCCAGCGTCACCAAGGCGCTGGCCGGCGAGGGCTACCACCTGCAGGACGAGTGGCACCTCACCTGGGTGAACGTGCTGCGCTACCGGCTCTAG
- a CDS encoding ThiF family adenylyltransferase encodes MSSLPPLVGLSGLVGVSDVVGLSGRNASDGSERSGGAGGAVLSSGTAAAAATSAPRPDVARYARTSRLAEIGLDGQDRIANARVLVVGAGGLGCPGIQYLAQSGVGTLGIVDDDAVDLSNLQRQVLYRPDQVGLPKARAAADWVRAVNSDVTVRVHPFRLDASTASILDDYDLVVDGSDSFDTCYVVADEAARRGLPVVWGSVSRFDGQVSVFWDAAPDDRAVDYRDLHPEPPEGGWDESCADVGVLGPLCGTVGSVMASEAIKLITGVGEPLLGRVVTIDAGFGSWRESRLVRSAARKAERAQDRETGRTAPDPAPAPVAAITADALEARLRDRSRGVDAFTLVDVREAAEHASGAIPGDLLAAGFGSTSREHPALDPELPVVVYCARGPRSEAAARMLRSEGYDVSVLTRGMLGWTLRPGALTGGDAVPAGSPGRVPLPLCDIDPGGFHPNLHS; translated from the coding sequence ATGTCGTCGCTCCCTCCTCTCGTCGGTCTGTCTGGTCTCGTCGGTGTGTCTGATGTCGTAGGTCTGTCTGGCCGGAACGCCTCTGATGGTTCGGAGCGCTCTGGTGGTGCGGGTGGTGCGGTTCTCTCGTCTGGCACCGCTGCTGCGGCTGCGACCAGTGCCCCGCGCCCGGACGTCGCACGGTATGCGCGCACGTCACGATTGGCTGAGATCGGTCTCGACGGGCAGGATCGCATCGCGAACGCCAGAGTGCTCGTCGTCGGGGCCGGCGGCCTCGGCTGCCCCGGTATCCAGTATCTCGCGCAGAGTGGTGTCGGAACGCTGGGAATCGTCGATGACGATGCTGTGGACCTCTCGAACCTCCAGCGCCAGGTCCTCTACCGGCCCGACCAGGTCGGCCTCCCGAAGGCCCGGGCCGCTGCCGACTGGGTCCGCGCCGTCAACTCCGACGTGACCGTCCGGGTGCACCCGTTCCGTCTCGACGCCTCCACCGCCTCGATCCTCGACGACTACGACCTCGTCGTCGACGGCAGCGACTCCTTCGACACCTGCTACGTCGTCGCCGACGAGGCCGCGCGCCGGGGCCTCCCCGTCGTCTGGGGCAGCGTCTCGCGCTTCGACGGCCAGGTGAGCGTCTTCTGGGACGCCGCCCCCGACGACCGCGCGGTCGACTACCGCGACCTCCACCCGGAGCCGCCGGAGGGCGGCTGGGACGAGTCCTGCGCCGACGTCGGGGTCCTCGGCCCGCTCTGCGGCACGGTCGGCTCGGTCATGGCGTCCGAGGCGATCAAGCTCATCACCGGGGTCGGCGAGCCTCTCCTCGGCCGCGTCGTCACGATCGACGCCGGGTTCGGCAGCTGGCGGGAGAGCCGGCTCGTCCGCTCGGCGGCTCGAAAGGCGGAGAGGGCGCAGGATCGAGAGACCGGCCGCACCGCCCCCGATCCTGCGCCGGCCCCCGTCGCCGCGATCACGGCCGACGCCCTCGAGGCCCGCCTCCGCGACCGCTCGCGCGGTGTCGACGCCTTCACGCTCGTCGACGTGCGAGAGGCCGCGGAGCACGCCTCAGGCGCCATCCCGGGCGATCTCCTGGCCGCGGGGTTCGGGTCGACGAGCCGCGAGCATCCTGCGCTCGATCCCGAGTTGCCGGTGGTCGTGTACTGCGCCAGGGGTCCGCGCTCGGAGGCGGCCGCCCGGATGCTCCGCTCGGAGGGCTACGACGTGTCGGTGCTGACGCGCGGGATGCTCGGCTGGACTCTCCGCCCCGGCGCACTGACCGGAGGCGACGCGGTCCCGGCGGGCTCCCCGGGGCGCGTGCCGCTGCCGCTCTGCGACATCGACCCGGGCGGGTTCCACCCCAACCTTCACTCCTGA
- a CDS encoding MoaD/ThiS family protein: MSVVTVTLRFFAASRAATGLDQLECVSDDEPTLGELLAGLAPANGTDPDEFERMLQRCSFLVDGVTTRDRSTPVPAGAVVDVMPPFAGG; this comes from the coding sequence ATGAGCGTCGTCACCGTCACCCTGCGCTTCTTCGCCGCGTCGCGGGCCGCGACCGGGCTCGATCAGCTCGAGTGCGTCTCCGACGACGAGCCGACGCTCGGCGAGCTGCTCGCCGGTCTGGCGCCCGCGAACGGCACCGACCCCGACGAGTTCGAGCGGATGCTCCAGCGCTGCTCGTTCCTGGTCGACGGGGTCACCACCCGCGACCGCTCGACCCCCGTGCCGGCGGGCGCCGTCGTCGACGTGATGCCGCCCTTCGCCGGCGGCTGA
- the moaA gene encoding GTP 3',8-cyclase MoaA translates to MTVSLGIPTLPGRADPALPPRPSAAAGLIDPLGREATDLRVSLTDVCNLRCTYCMPAEGLPSLPRDQALTADEIVRLVTIGVRDLGIRQVRFTGGEPLLRRDLVEIIERCAALEPRPEISLTTNAIGLAERAERLAAAGLDRVNVSLDSLHAETFMKVTRRPFLNRVIAGVDAAAAHGLGPVKINAVLLPGVNDHEAPDLLAWALERGHELRFIEQMALDADHTWSRDSMVTAARVRELLSDRFDLALAVEPRDGAPAERFVATGRTGDDARLHGTVGIIASVTEPFCADCRRTRLTAEGSVRSCLFSHTEFDLRGLLRGGATDLDVADRWREAMWAKPKGHSMNDAGFVQPDRSMSAIGG, encoded by the coding sequence ATGACGGTCTCGCTGGGCATCCCCACCCTTCCAGGACGAGCGGATCCCGCGCTCCCTCCTCGGCCCTCGGCAGCGGCCGGCCTGATCGACCCGCTGGGCCGCGAGGCGACCGACCTCCGCGTCTCGCTCACCGACGTCTGCAACCTCCGCTGCACGTACTGCATGCCGGCCGAGGGCCTGCCCTCGCTCCCCCGAGACCAGGCGCTGACGGCCGACGAGATCGTGCGGCTGGTCACCATCGGAGTGCGCGACCTCGGCATCCGGCAGGTGCGCTTCACCGGCGGCGAGCCGCTCCTCCGGCGCGACCTCGTCGAGATCATCGAGCGCTGCGCGGCACTCGAGCCGCGCCCGGAGATCTCCCTGACCACCAACGCCATCGGCCTCGCCGAGCGCGCCGAGCGGCTCGCCGCTGCCGGCCTCGACCGGGTCAACGTCTCGCTCGACTCGCTCCACGCCGAGACCTTCATGAAGGTGACCCGGCGCCCGTTCCTCAACCGCGTCATCGCCGGCGTCGACGCCGCTGCGGCGCACGGCCTCGGGCCGGTCAAGATCAACGCGGTCCTCCTGCCGGGCGTCAACGACCACGAGGCGCCCGACCTCCTCGCCTGGGCGCTCGAGCGCGGGCACGAGCTCCGCTTCATCGAGCAGATGGCCCTCGACGCCGACCACACCTGGAGCCGCGACTCGATGGTGACGGCCGCCCGCGTCCGCGAGCTGCTGTCCGACCGCTTCGACCTCGCGCTCGCGGTCGAGCCCCGCGACGGCGCGCCGGCCGAGCGCTTCGTCGCGACCGGGCGCACCGGCGACGACGCCCGGCTCCACGGGACGGTCGGCATCATCGCCTCCGTCACCGAGCCGTTCTGCGCCGACTGCCGCCGCACGCGCCTCACGGCCGAGGGCAGCGTCCGCAGCTGCCTCTTCTCGCACACCGAGTTCGACCTCCGCGGGCTCCTCCGCGGCGGCGCGACCGACCTCGACGTGGCCGACCGCTGGCGCGAGGCCATGTGGGCGAAGCCGAAGGGCCACAGCATGAACGACGCCGGCTTCGTCCAGCCGGACCGCTCCATGAGCGCGATCGGCGGATGA
- a CDS encoding TOBE domain-containing protein, translating into MPQIRVPEAARYLGVSDDTVRRWIDNGVLESSKNASGRTVVDGLALARLARRNAVLPGDPDGKASSARNRFTGLVTGITSDTVMSQVELQCGPFRVVSLMSTEAVRELGIELGSEAVAVVKATMVVIETPPAS; encoded by the coding sequence ATGCCGCAGATCAGGGTCCCGGAAGCCGCCCGCTACCTCGGGGTCAGCGACGACACCGTGCGGCGCTGGATCGACAACGGCGTCCTCGAGAGCTCCAAGAACGCCTCCGGCCGCACCGTCGTCGACGGGCTCGCTCTCGCCCGACTGGCGCGGAGGAACGCCGTCCTGCCCGGCGACCCCGACGGCAAGGCCAGCTCGGCGCGCAACCGCTTCACGGGCCTCGTGACCGGCATCACGAGCGACACCGTGATGTCGCAGGTCGAGCTGCAGTGCGGACCGTTCCGGGTGGTCTCGCTGATGAGCACCGAGGCGGTCCGAGAGCTCGGCATCGAGCTCGGCTCGGAGGCCGTGGCCGTCGTCAAGGCGACGATGGTCGTCATCGAGACGCCTCCGGCGTCGTAG
- a CDS encoding glycosyltransferase family 87 protein has protein sequence MRTFLGLLGATVLALTIGWGVSALGFSLPGVGHSFQAWTVVCWLLFIGAFLLLRRVPAEKATVVVLIGAALIGGAAIVGPPNTSTDSARYAWDGIVQNAGVSPYVHTPNSRATESLRPEWLFPDAVETAKGTKTCEGTRVMRTHDYGTHRVLCTTINRPSVNTIYPAAAELYFAAVRAVVPVDATYWPLQAAGLVLSLGVTVLLVILLRRRRLDVRWAALWAWCPLVASEGVTNSHVDLLGAALALGATALVASERRWLGGVALGAAIAVKLLPVVTAPALLRKRPLPVVAASIGAFVLLYVPYLLTTGPKVLGYLPGYLQEEGVDDGSRFALVFLFVHGKATTVVAVLILLAVAVVVWRTTDPRSPWLGQLVMIGAFLFVLSPRYPWYALLLIPFVAMTGRWEWLGLALAISIRQFWPYAYVRASTLGVALAIIVIVSIHRSGPGWWGRMRVRARDEWLLLSGRPARIAPPASQ, from the coding sequence GTGCGCACCTTCCTCGGCCTCCTCGGCGCGACCGTCCTCGCCCTGACCATCGGCTGGGGCGTCAGCGCGCTCGGGTTCTCGCTCCCGGGTGTCGGGCACAGCTTCCAGGCGTGGACGGTGGTCTGCTGGCTGCTGTTCATCGGCGCGTTCCTGCTGCTCCGCCGCGTCCCGGCCGAGAAGGCGACCGTCGTCGTCCTGATCGGGGCCGCCCTGATCGGCGGCGCGGCCATCGTCGGCCCCCCGAACACGAGCACCGACTCGGCTCGCTACGCCTGGGACGGCATCGTCCAGAACGCCGGCGTCTCGCCCTACGTGCACACCCCGAACTCCCGCGCGACCGAGTCGCTGCGGCCGGAGTGGCTGTTCCCCGACGCGGTCGAGACCGCGAAGGGCACGAAGACCTGCGAGGGCACCCGCGTCATGAGGACGCACGACTACGGCACCCACCGGGTGCTCTGCACGACCATCAACCGGCCGAGCGTCAACACCATCTACCCGGCTGCGGCGGAGCTCTACTTCGCAGCCGTCCGCGCCGTCGTCCCGGTCGACGCGACGTACTGGCCGCTCCAGGCCGCCGGGCTCGTCCTCAGCCTCGGCGTGACGGTCCTGCTCGTGATCCTGCTCCGCAGACGGCGCCTCGACGTGCGGTGGGCGGCGCTCTGGGCCTGGTGTCCGCTCGTCGCGTCCGAGGGCGTCACGAACTCGCACGTCGACCTCCTGGGGGCCGCCCTGGCACTCGGTGCGACGGCCCTCGTGGCGAGCGAGCGGCGGTGGCTCGGCGGGGTGGCGCTCGGAGCCGCGATCGCCGTCAAGCTGCTGCCTGTCGTCACGGCCCCCGCGCTCCTCCGGAAGCGCCCGCTTCCCGTCGTCGCCGCCTCGATCGGGGCGTTCGTGCTGCTCTATGTGCCCTACCTCCTCACGACGGGACCGAAGGTCCTCGGCTACCTGCCCGGCTACCTCCAGGAGGAGGGCGTCGACGACGGTTCGCGGTTCGCCCTGGTATTCCTCTTCGTGCACGGAAAAGCGACGACCGTGGTGGCGGTGCTGATCCTGCTGGCCGTCGCCGTCGTCGTCTGGCGGACCACCGATCCGCGATCCCCCTGGCTCGGCCAGCTCGTGATGATCGGCGCGTTCCTGTTCGTCCTGAGTCCGCGGTACCCCTGGTACGCGCTGCTGCTGATCCCGTTCGTGGCGATGACCGGCCGATGGGAGTGGCTCGGCCTCGCCCTGGCGATCTCGATCCGGCAGTTCTGGCCGTACGCCTACGTGCGGGCCTCGACGCTCGGCGTCGCGCTGGCGATCATCGTGATCGTGAGCATCCACCGCTCCGGTCCGGGCTGGTGGGGCAGGATGCGGGTGCGCGCCAGAGACGAGTGGCTCCTGCTCTCGGGGCGGCCGGCCCGCATCGCGCCTCCCGCGTCGCAGTAG
- a CDS encoding molybdopterin-dependent oxidoreductase, with protein sequence MTSPNRNARSAVVLGRLLGLAFVVCLGTGLYSHFLQEPASWMSFPTRPVSLYKWTQGLHITAGIACFPLLFGKLYAVFPQLFKWPPIERPVQILERASIALFVAASLVQIFTGLLNTFQYYPWPFPFKQVHYALSYVIIGSLAVHIGVKLPIIARYWRARDSYDAEGRFVADADLVPDELPNEVPAAGSARPVPKGFVGRIFDWIDRTPDVEPVSSRRGFFAGVAVTAGAVVAVTAGQSFRPLDALNVFAPRKMGLGANDLPVNRTAAAAQVLETATDPGWALTVSRGSSSRTFSVSELMALPQHEAELPIACVEGWSQLAHWKGPRLRDVVEAVGGTSSESLRITSLEKKGGYRVTLMGAEYVRDENTLIALHLNGSRLDIEHGFPARMIAPGRPGVLQTKWLSSLEVLS encoded by the coding sequence GTGACGTCTCCGAATCGCAACGCCCGGAGCGCGGTCGTCCTCGGCCGGCTGCTCGGTCTCGCCTTCGTGGTCTGCCTCGGCACGGGGCTCTACAGCCACTTCCTGCAGGAGCCCGCCTCCTGGATGAGCTTCCCGACGCGCCCGGTCTCGCTCTACAAGTGGACCCAGGGCCTCCACATCACCGCGGGGATCGCCTGCTTCCCGCTGCTGTTCGGCAAGCTCTACGCAGTGTTCCCGCAGCTGTTCAAGTGGCCGCCGATCGAGCGGCCCGTGCAGATCCTGGAGCGGGCGTCGATCGCCCTGTTCGTCGCGGCCTCGCTGGTGCAGATCTTCACCGGTCTCCTCAACACCTTCCAGTACTACCCGTGGCCGTTCCCGTTCAAGCAGGTGCACTACGCGCTGTCGTACGTGATCATCGGCTCGCTCGCCGTGCACATCGGCGTCAAGCTGCCGATCATCGCCCGCTACTGGCGGGCCCGCGACAGCTACGACGCCGAGGGGCGGTTCGTCGCCGACGCGGACCTCGTCCCCGACGAGCTGCCCAACGAGGTCCCCGCGGCAGGCTCGGCGCGGCCCGTGCCGAAGGGGTTCGTCGGGCGGATCTTCGACTGGATCGACCGCACCCCCGACGTCGAGCCGGTCTCGTCGCGCCGCGGCTTCTTCGCCGGTGTCGCCGTCACGGCCGGAGCCGTCGTCGCCGTGACCGCCGGCCAGTCGTTCCGCCCGCTCGACGCCCTCAACGTCTTCGCGCCGCGCAAGATGGGCCTCGGCGCGAACGACCTCCCGGTCAACCGCACGGCCGCCGCGGCGCAGGTGCTCGAGACCGCCACCGACCCCGGCTGGGCGCTCACGGTCTCGCGCGGGTCCTCGAGCCGCACGTTCTCCGTCTCGGAGCTGATGGCCCTGCCGCAGCACGAGGCCGAGCTGCCGATCGCCTGCGTCGAGGGCTGGAGCCAGCTCGCGCACTGGAAGGGCCCGAGGCTCCGCGACGTCGTCGAGGCGGTCGGCGGCACGAGCAGCGAGTCGCTCCGGATCACCAGCCTCGAGAAGAAGGGCGGCTACCGGGTGACTCTGATGGGCGCCGAGTACGTGCGCGACGAGAACACGCTGATCGCGCTGCACCTGAACGGCTCGCGGCTCGACATCGAGCACGGCTTCCCCGCGCGGATGATCGCGCCCGGGCGCCCCGGAGTCCTCCAGACGAAATGGCTGAGCTCGCTCGAGGTGCTCTCGTGA